A single region of the Syntrophomonadaceae bacterium genome encodes:
- the rpmE gene encoding 50S ribosomal protein L31 yields MKPKIHPRYEATAITCSCGNVIETRSTKKQIKVEVCSSCHPFYTGAKVRLVEVGGRIDRFKKKYGM; encoded by the coding sequence ATGAAGCCCAAAATCCACCCCAGGTATGAAGCTACTGCCATTACCTGCTCCTGCGGTAATGTCATCGAGACCCGTTCTACAAAAAAGCAAATCAAAGTAGAGGTCTGCTCAAGCTGCCATCCTTTCTACACCGGCGCCAAAGTCCGGCTGGTAGAGGTAGGCGGCAGGATCGACAGGTTTAAGAAAAAGTATGGGATGTAG